Genomic segment of Synechococcus sp. A15-28:
TTATAAATTACATACTCTTACTGTCGCTGACAGCGTTGGTTCACTTCTCATTATTTCCGCTTTATTGTTGAGGGCACCTCAATACTGGCCTCTGTTCCTGGTAACAGCTATTTCTCTTTCACTGTGGAATACTGTTCTCAGCTACATCCTTGGCAATACTTCTGATCGTTAATCATGACTGAATACCTTCGAACGCTACTGCTCTTTCCATTTGAGCTTCTTCTTCCTGTTCTGGGACTGTTGCTGATTCAGTCCGAGTCGCCTATTAATAGTTTAATATATCGCTCATTTCTCGGAAGCATTGCCGCTCTTATTTATGCACTTATTGGTGCTCCAGATGTTGCTCTAACAGAGGTCATGGTTGGCACTCTCCTCTCATCATTGATTTATATTGTCACGATACGTTCCTGCTATACAGTCGTTATAATC
This window contains:
- a CDS encoding monovalent cation/H(+) antiporter subunit G; translated protein: MLENTSTSIVFIGLVFWLWGTLPILNRQHSIFYKLHTLTVADSVGSLLIISALLLRAPQYWPLFLVTAISLSLWNTVLSYILGNTSDR